In a genomic window of Curtobacterium flaccumfaciens pv. betae:
- a CDS encoding AraC family transcriptional regulator, producing MVLSLEQPGQRYFRRMVGSDVDQALAFFTGDYDFRAPLVRRTHENAHWDFAGVGDERMSLRSSRFMVDLRSESQVDDEFLVAWMRSGSSRITSGGETYELEAGVPVVLPFAEPYALHHRDIALNLVHLDRDFVRAVAGDDDFAFEPMRRPTADGIALWRSVVRKYSATWLDVDRSMSPVVQHDIAEAFATAAIRAFPQRNKWRASVSGSGPEHDRLRRALEFVHEHAREAIGTPEIAAAAGLSPRGLQQSLRRHLDQTPGELLRGVRLDGARTDLVGSGLDETTVAEIARTWGFGHLGRFSATYRSRFGELPSESLRGH from the coding sequence ATGGTGCTTTCTCTCGAACAGCCCGGTCAGCGGTACTTCCGGCGGATGGTCGGCAGCGACGTCGACCAGGCGCTCGCGTTCTTCACGGGCGACTACGACTTCCGTGCACCACTGGTCCGTCGCACCCACGAGAACGCCCACTGGGACTTCGCCGGCGTCGGTGACGAGCGGATGTCCCTGCGCTCGTCACGGTTCATGGTGGACCTGCGGAGCGAGAGCCAGGTCGACGACGAGTTCCTCGTCGCCTGGATGCGGAGCGGCTCGAGCCGGATCACCTCGGGCGGCGAGACGTACGAGCTCGAGGCCGGGGTGCCAGTCGTGCTGCCCTTCGCCGAGCCGTACGCGCTGCACCACCGCGACATCGCCCTGAACCTGGTGCACCTGGACCGCGACTTCGTCCGTGCCGTGGCCGGCGACGACGACTTCGCCTTCGAGCCGATGCGCCGCCCGACGGCCGACGGCATCGCGCTGTGGCGGTCGGTCGTGCGGAAGTACTCGGCCACGTGGCTCGACGTCGATCGGTCGATGAGCCCGGTGGTGCAGCACGACATCGCCGAGGCCTTCGCGACCGCGGCGATCCGGGCGTTCCCGCAGCGCAACAAGTGGCGTGCGTCGGTGTCCGGCAGCGGCCCGGAGCACGACCGCCTGCGCCGGGCGCTCGAGTTCGTGCACGAGCACGCGCGCGAAGCGATCGGCACCCCGGAGATCGCGGCGGCGGCGGGGCTCAGCCCGCGCGGGCTGCAGCAGTCCCTCCGTCGGCACCTCGACCAGACGCCGGGGGAACTCCTGCGCGGCGTGCGACTCGACGGCGCCCGGACCGACCTGGTCGGCAGTGGGCTGGACGAGACGACGGTGGCCGAGATCGCGCGCACGTGGGGCTTCGGGCACCTCGGGCGCTTCTCGGCGACCTACCGCAGCCGTTTCGGGGAGCTGCCGAGCGAGTCGCTGCGCGGGCACTGA
- a CDS encoding sugar-binding transcriptional regulator, translating into MSDAAQPMRTQQALRAAHLYYLQDLTMDAIADELGTSRSSVSRLLKYARDTGLVDIQIRSPLDQAAALSRSIRSRFGVHAHVVPVPDHTSDVDRLERVALSAARILTQYVESNMVIGISWGSTVSAVSRYLVPKTTHGSTIVQINGAANTRTTGIVYASEILRRFGEAYGAFVQQFPVPAFFDDPATKEALFRERSIRRVLDLHERMDLVVFGVGAPQAPVPSHVYSGGYLDPEDRDELTQAGVVGDVSTVFYRADGSWKDIGVNARAGAPDLDTIKRAPRRVCVVAGRSKAASLRGALAAGLITDLILDESVGQAILQP; encoded by the coding sequence ATGAGCGATGCGGCTCAGCCCATGCGCACGCAGCAGGCGCTGCGCGCCGCCCACCTGTACTACCTGCAGGACCTGACGATGGATGCGATCGCCGACGAACTCGGCACCTCGCGCTCGTCGGTGTCGCGGCTGCTGAAGTACGCCAGGGACACCGGGCTCGTCGACATCCAGATCCGTTCTCCCCTGGACCAGGCCGCCGCGCTGAGCCGGAGCATCCGCTCGCGCTTCGGGGTGCACGCGCACGTCGTCCCGGTGCCGGACCACACGAGCGACGTCGACCGGCTCGAGCGGGTCGCGCTGTCCGCCGCCCGGATCCTGACGCAGTACGTCGAGTCGAACATGGTGATCGGGATCTCGTGGGGCTCGACCGTGAGCGCGGTCAGCCGCTACCTGGTGCCGAAGACCACCCACGGCTCGACGATCGTGCAGATTAACGGCGCCGCGAACACCCGCACCACCGGCATCGTCTACGCGTCCGAGATCCTGCGCCGGTTCGGCGAGGCCTACGGGGCGTTCGTGCAGCAGTTCCCGGTGCCGGCGTTCTTCGACGACCCCGCGACGAAGGAGGCCCTGTTCCGGGAGCGCTCGATCCGCCGTGTGCTCGACCTGCACGAGCGGATGGACCTCGTCGTGTTCGGTGTCGGTGCCCCGCAGGCCCCGGTGCCCTCGCACGTGTACTCCGGCGGGTACCTCGACCCCGAGGACCGTGACGAGCTCACGCAGGCCGGGGTCGTCGGGGACGTCTCGACGGTGTTCTACCGGGCCGACGGCTCGTGGAAGGACATCGGGGTGAACGCCCGCGCCGGCGCTCCGGACCTCGACACGATCAAGCGTGCGCCGCGGCGGGTCTGCGTCGTCGCCGGGCGGTCGAAGGCGGCGTCGCTGCGGGGCGCGCTGGCCGCCGGACTCATCACGGACCTGATCCTGGACGAGAGCGTGGGGCAGGCGATCCTGCAGCCCTGA
- a CDS encoding glycerol-3-phosphate dehydrogenase/oxidase — protein sequence MSKKTQPRNTVTALTERPNAQVLVVGGGINGIATFRDLALQGVDVALVERGDYASGASAASSHMIHGGIRYLENGEFRLVRESVQERNGLIRIAPHYVKPLQTTMPIFSTFSGIMNAPLRMLTHKQRSTKERGAMLIKIGMTIYDSFSRDGGSVPKHVFRTKKAALEDMPALNKDLKYTGTYYDASVHEPERLALDVLKDGLAAGAGSGSAATARATNYVEAAGTRDGGVLLRDRETGDEFVFTADVVINASGPWTDLTNEAFGGETKFMGGTKGSHIVVHNDELLEATKGRELFFENDDGRIVLIYPLKGRVLIGTTDIDADPAKPVTTTDEEIDYFFGLVKHVFPQIDVTRDHIVYSYSGIRPLPRHEDTAPGFVSRDYRIVDTQIAGLPKSTVLSLVGGKWTTFRALAAHLSTEATTKLGMSRKVDTTGMPIGGGKEFPTTDAQRALWIKSHRDGLDESLVEGLLERYGTRAAEVVDVLTDGPVEPLESDPSLTRAEVAYFARHEQAVHLVDVVLRRTNLAFVGGVTIDLLDELADVLAEALGWTTEERADEVQRTLDVLRESHGVIVPLTSASASASQLA from the coding sequence ATGTCGAAGAAGACACAGCCCCGGAACACGGTGACCGCCCTCACCGAGCGCCCGAACGCGCAGGTCCTCGTCGTCGGCGGCGGCATCAACGGCATCGCGACGTTCCGCGACCTGGCGCTCCAGGGCGTCGACGTCGCCCTGGTCGAGCGTGGCGACTACGCCTCCGGCGCCTCCGCGGCCTCGAGCCACATGATCCACGGCGGCATCCGCTACCTGGAGAACGGCGAGTTCCGCCTGGTACGCGAGAGCGTGCAGGAGCGCAACGGCCTGATCCGCATCGCCCCGCACTACGTCAAGCCGCTGCAGACGACCATGCCGATCTTCTCGACGTTCTCCGGCATCATGAACGCCCCGCTGCGCATGCTGACGCACAAGCAGCGCTCCACCAAGGAGCGCGGCGCGATGCTCATCAAGATCGGCATGACGATCTACGACTCCTTCTCGCGTGACGGCGGCTCCGTCCCGAAGCACGTCTTCCGCACCAAGAAGGCCGCGCTCGAGGACATGCCCGCCCTCAACAAGGACCTGAAGTACACGGGTACCTACTACGACGCGAGCGTGCACGAGCCCGAGCGCCTGGCCCTCGACGTCCTGAAGGACGGCCTTGCCGCGGGAGCCGGGAGCGGCTCAGCCGCGACCGCCCGCGCCACGAACTACGTCGAGGCAGCCGGCACCCGCGACGGCGGCGTCCTGCTGCGCGACCGCGAGACCGGCGACGAGTTCGTCTTCACCGCCGACGTCGTGATCAACGCCTCCGGCCCCTGGACCGACCTGACGAACGAGGCGTTCGGCGGCGAGACGAAGTTCATGGGCGGCACGAAGGGCTCGCACATCGTCGTGCACAACGACGAGCTGCTCGAGGCCACCAAGGGCCGCGAGCTGTTCTTCGAGAACGACGACGGCCGCATCGTCCTCATCTACCCGCTCAAGGGCCGGGTGCTCATCGGCACGACCGACATCGACGCCGACCCCGCGAAGCCGGTCACGACGACCGACGAGGAGATCGACTACTTCTTCGGGCTCGTGAAGCACGTGTTCCCGCAGATCGACGTCACCCGCGACCACATCGTCTACAGCTACTCCGGCATCCGCCCGCTCCCCCGCCACGAGGACACCGCCCCCGGCTTCGTGTCCCGCGACTACCGGATCGTGGACACCCAGATCGCCGGGCTGCCGAAGTCGACCGTGCTGTCGCTCGTCGGTGGCAAGTGGACGACCTTCCGTGCCCTCGCTGCACACCTGTCCACCGAGGCGACCACCAAGCTCGGCATGAGCCGCAAGGTCGACACCACGGGCATGCCAATCGGCGGTGGCAAGGAGTTCCCGACCACCGACGCGCAGCGCGCACTGTGGATCAAGTCGCACCGCGACGGCCTGGACGAGTCGCTGGTCGAGGGCCTGCTCGAGCGCTACGGCACCCGTGCCGCCGAGGTCGTGGACGTCCTGACCGACGGCCCGGTCGAGCCGCTCGAGTCCGACCCGTCGCTCACCCGCGCCGAGGTCGCGTACTTCGCCCGCCACGAGCAGGCCGTCCACCTGGTCGACGTCGTCCTGCGCCGCACGAACCTGGCGTTCGTCGGCGGGGTCACGATCGACCTGCTCGACGAGCTGGCCGACGTGCTCGCCGAGGCGCTCGGCTGGACGACCGAGGAGCGCGCGGACGAGGTCCAGCGCACGCTCGACGTGCTGCGTGAGTCGCACGGCGTGATCGTGCCGCTGACGTCCGCGTCGGCGTCGGCGTCGCAGCTCGCGTAG